In Cyanobacterium sp. T60_A2020_053, the genomic stretch CTACAATAAGTAGGGAGGTAGTTATTTCAGAACAACTCAATCTGACGGTCAGCTTAAGAGGCACTCGTGAAGTCAGAAAAAATTGTCAAATTTTTCACCTAGTAGGGCAGCTAGACGCATTTTCTGAGCCGACTTTTCAGAAAGTAATCCTCAGCTATGTCAAAGAGGGTATTAAAAATATTATCCTCGATTTATCTCAAATTGACTTTATTGATAGCTCAGGGTTAGGGGCGCTGGTGCGTATTGTTAAGGCGATGGAAGCAGTGAAGGGCAAATTACAAATTGTTACTAACCCTAGAGTTACCCAAACCGTCAAA encodes the following:
- a CDS encoding STAS domain-containing protein, which translates into the protein MSREVVISEQLNLTVSLRGTREVRKNCQIFHLVGQLDAFSEPTFQKVILSYVKEGIKNIILDLSQIDFIDSSGLGALVRIVKAMEAVKGKLQIVTNPRVTQTVKMVRLEKFLNLRPSLDEALEDLA